ACAAGGCCTTCGGTGGCCGCCGAAGGTGGGTCTCAATTTACCCGTTAACGAAAAGGATTTTCAACATCAGAATCAGGCAAGAACAACCATACAAGCCAGGCACAGCCGCCCACTTCGTGGGCTGGACCTCCGCACTGCATGCTCCGGCCTGTGCTGGCGGCGTTATATTGTATTTTAGGTGGTGCTCAATTTGGTTATTTTGATATCTATTGCTTTTTTAGTGATTCCATTTCTCAGTATTTTTTTATGGCTTGTTCTAGAAATTAATAACTCCAAAAGAATCTATAGGGTTGCACTTGGAGCTTTATCAATTATCTCTGTTGCGTACTTTTCAGTCAGTGTAAAGAAAAAAGAAATTGTCGCGCTTCAAAAGCAGCAAGAAATGCTGGTTGAGAAACGAAAGCGGGCTGATGAGAAGTAGCTGATTTTTGAAATTGAGCCGGTGTGATTATGATCTCTGTACAATGCTTGAGCTTTATACTGCAAATTCGCTGCACTTTCGTGGAGTGTCATTAAGCAAGGGGATTCGGTTGGGAAAGTATGATATTTTCCCTGTAGATTTATCGGGGAGTGGCCAGCCAAAGGTGGCTCGCAGAGAGTATGTAGGTCGTTCAGTACTCGCCAGCTATAACCAGCCCAGGCAAGACGCCTAGCCGATGGCTGGGCTGGACAGCCTACGCTCCGCTTCGGCTGCCCCTGCTGGCAACGTTCAGGCTGTAGAAAAACTCTTAAAAGGTAGCTTTTTTGTTAAAATGGAGGTCTTGATGTCGAGATTATCCATATGCCCAATTTCAAACGTTACGATTACAACCAAGATGCAATGGTAATCATCAATTTCGAAGAGCAACTACAACCTGAAACCTTTGAGTTTACACTTCATCATCTGATTGATGACCATATCGACCTCTCTGTCTTCCATAAAAAATATCAAAATGATAGCGGCGGGCGAACCGCTTATGATCCAGCTATCCTCCTGAAAATCATATTGTTTGCTTACTCAAAAGGCATTACCTCAAGCCGTGAAATTCAATGGCAATGTGAGAACAATATCCTCTTCAAAGCACTGTCATGCGATACCGTTCCACATTTTACTAGTATTGCGAGTTTCGTAAGCAGTTATCCTGATGCGATTGAGTCGGTGTTTGAGCAAGTGTTACTGGTCTGCGATCAGCAGGGGCTGCTTGGCAACGAACTTTTCGCAATAGATGGATGCAAGATGCCATCCAATGCCAGCAAAGAACATTCGGGAACTTTTAAAGAACTAGAACAGAAGCAGGAAAAAATTCTCAAGAAGATCAAATATTGTCTCAAAGAGCACAAGAGGCTTGATGGCAGGAAGCCTAATGAAAAAGAGCGAAAACAAGCGGTAGCTAAAGCGGCGGATACTCTTCAGAAACACTTTGATAAAATTGATCAGTTCTTAAAGAATCACTCCCCCAGGATGGGACAAGGTAAAAACCCTAAAGAAGTAAAAAGTAATATCACAGACAATGAGTCAGCCAAGATGACTACCAGCAAGGGAACCATCCAGGGCTATAACGGCGTTGCCGCAGTTGATAGGAAGCATCAGATAGTTGTTGAAGCACAGGCCTTTGGTGAGGGGCAAGAACATCATACATTGAAGCCTATTCTCGATGGCATCAGTTGCCATTATCAGCATATAGGAATAGATGAAGACATCTTGGCCAAACAGGTCATCATTACTGCTGATACTGGGTTCTCCAACGACGCTAACTACAGCTACCTGCGAGAGAGCGGCATCAATGCCTATATACCTGACAATAAATTCCGTTCACGTGATAAAGCTTTTACAAAGCAAAAAACCAAGTATGGCAAGCGCAATCAAAAAGGTAGGGCTAATGTCCAGAAGACTATCCCAGCTAGTGAATTTACATTCAACAAGAAAAAGAAAACCTGTATCTGTCCTGCAGGAAAAGCGATGCTCTTGTTAAAAGAAGAGCATGTCAGTGAAGGTAAGAAAAAACTACTGTTCGAAGGGCGCCTCACTGACTGCAGGGAATGCAGCCTTAAAAATCAGTGTATGCGAAACCCGGAATCTGCCAGCTCTCGAAAAGGACATGGAAGGCAAGTATCCCTAACTTGGACAAACGGACGGACAGCCACTGACTGGATGAAAAAGCGGGTTGATAGTATCGAAGGCAAGACCATTTATGGACATCGAATGTCTGTTGTCGAGCCAGTGTTCGGGAACATTGGTACCAACAAGCGATTGAATCGCTTCTCGCTACGAGGAAAAAGTAAGGTTCAGGGACAATGGCAGATGTTCTGCTTGGTACATAATATAGAAAAGTTGATGAGATATGGCAGTATCCATTGATTGAGTATAAATTAGGGGCATCAAGGCGCCTAAATTTAATACAATGAAAGAAATTTAGTGGTATCGCTAAATTTAGACCGAAATTTTTGTTTGGAGGAACCTGAGGAATGACAGCTTTTTCTAAAACTGTTTTTCTACAGCCTCGTTCAGGCTGTAGAAAAACTAATTTATGTCTTTGCTTTCTTAGATGCGATCAAATATTAACCATAAATGGTGATTCTACGTGAATTCTGATCTAGCTTTCACTGATGAGTAGGCTATTTTTCACGTAGAAGCACAATACGAAAAGAGGGCTGAGTTTTTCTACACCCTCGTTATGAGTCATAAATGAAGCAACTAAAACTACTATCTATTAGCGGCTCGGCATGTGCATTATTTTGCGCAGTCGCGTCACTAGTTTCTACTTCGGTGATTGGAATCGCTTATTGGTCGTTAGTGCTCTCGGGTTGTTCATTGGTTTTCTGGCAGCTCCTGAAATTGACCCCAAAGCTTTTAAAAAGGCGTGGCTGGTTCAGTTGGTTTGTGGCGCCATTGCTGGTGTGCTAGCTGGCTTAGTTTTTAGCTTAGCGGCCAATGATCTCATTTATACTGCAATTATCGGTGGCTTCATCGGATGGTCAGCTAATCTGTGGGTGAAACATGTTACATTGCCATAAAATAACTCATAACAAACTGCTCAATGATCAGCCAAGGAAACCTTGGCTTGGACAGCCACTGCTGCGCAGCGCCTGCCCATTAGCAGGGCGTTAATTGCCGGAGGTGACTCATGGAGCGGTTTACTAACTCAATAAGAAAAAATTTAGAAACAGAGAATTGGTATGGGGCTTTGTTTATGGCTCTAACTATGCCTGATATCTGTGGAAAAATAACATATCCAGAAATAGAACACTCTGGCCCTAGATATAAAGAGTGGTTTAATGCCAACCTATCCCAGATAAATAAATCTAATATTATGGGGAAAGAAGTTGTGTTCTTAACAGCTTCTGATTGCTGGGCATTAAGATGCTCTCTACTTCATGCTGGCACAGACGACATAACCGAACAGAGAGCTCAAGAAGTACTAGAAAAGTTTGAATTCACTACTTTGGGAATGCACCGAATTCACATTAATAATATTCTCACTCTAAACATAAAGGCATTTTGCAATGAAGTTATCCAGGCTGTTGAAGCTTGGTATGAACCCATTGCGGAAACACTTGAAGTAAAAGAAAAAATTGCAAGAATTATTAGCATAAAAACTGAGCCATTCTCACCAATACCAGGAATACAGTTTGAGTAAAACAATTAACAAGTTTGGCAATGCGACCACTAAAAGCGTGGCTTCGCCACAACGCGGCACATTCCAAAAGCGTTAAGTGTATGAGTATGAGGATAGCTTCAATAGTGGCGTTCTTGTTGATGTCTCAGGGGGTTAGTGCTGAGGTATCAGATAAAATTCCATCTTTTGTTGGAATGTGGGTGCAAGCTGTAGTTTTTGGTATGGTCTTTTTGTTTGCCTCATTCAAAAAGCCGTGGTGTGTATTATTGGGTTTGCTGTTTTCATTGTTCTTGGCATCCGGGTTCTATGACATGGCAAATGACAAGTTTATGTATTTGGCTGTTATTAAAGAGCAGGGAGAGCTTTATTTTCTCAATGGCTATGCTTCCTCTTTTACGGTCGGGGTTCTAGCACTCTTGGGCTTAATAATTAATCGGAGCGTTAATGCAAGGAAAAACACTTAACAAAGGTAGGCAAGGTCGCGCTTCGCGCTTGACCTCGTCGCTATCGCTTCTAGGCACTTGCTACCGGCGTTAATTTTCTAAGAGTAGCCATGCCTTACAAGAGTATTATTAGGTCTGTTGTAGTGATTTTTTTAGTCGTTGCTGCTTACTATGTTGGCGAGCATCGGGGGTTCAATCGGGGTGTAGAAATTTCTGCAGTTTTTTCTTCATCGGGAAGGTCAGTAGATGAAGCAAATATGATTGCTCTTCTTCTCGGATATGCGAGGCGGGGGGAAGAAGAAAAAATGTATGAATGGGGCGAAAAGTTCATTGTTCAGAACATGGATACATACAACAGTGTTCAGAGTGTGCTCGCTACAGAGTCTGCGGCAATAAAAGATACAAAGCTCTATGATGTGCTTGATGTAATGGTCAACTCATACCCACACAGTACAACGGAAGATTATATAGAAACATACATTAAGGCGGGCAAGAACTCCTCGGCCAGCCCCGAAAATTAACCAGGCCAGTCAAGCTCGCCCACCCCTTCGGGGTTAGGCTGGACAGCCTATGCTCCGCTTCGGCTGCCCTTGCTGGAAATGTTAAGTGCATGAGAGAATGAAGACATCAGTAGCAATTGTTTTACTTACATTAATTTTGAATGGTTGCGCTACAC
This DNA window, taken from Microbulbifer sp. MKSA007, encodes the following:
- a CDS encoding transposase codes for the protein MPNFKRYDYNQDAMVIINFEEQLQPETFEFTLHHLIDDHIDLSVFHKKYQNDSGGRTAYDPAILLKIILFAYSKGITSSREIQWQCENNILFKALSCDTVPHFTSIASFVSSYPDAIESVFEQVLLVCDQQGLLGNELFAIDGCKMPSNASKEHSGTFKELEQKQEKILKKIKYCLKEHKRLDGRKPNEKERKQAVAKAADTLQKHFDKIDQFLKNHSPRMGQGKNPKEVKSNITDNESAKMTTSKGTIQGYNGVAAVDRKHQIVVEAQAFGEGQEHHTLKPILDGISCHYQHIGIDEDILAKQVIITADTGFSNDANYSYLRESGINAYIPDNKFRSRDKAFTKQKTKYGKRNQKGRANVQKTIPASEFTFNKKKKTCICPAGKAMLLLKEEHVSEGKKKLLFEGRLTDCRECSLKNQCMRNPESASSRKGHGRQVSLTWTNGRTATDWMKKRVDSIEGKTIYGHRMSVVEPVFGNIGTNKRLNRFSLRGKSKVQGQWQMFCLVHNIEKLMRYGSIH